In a genomic window of Trachemys scripta elegans isolate TJP31775 chromosome 12, CAS_Tse_1.0, whole genome shotgun sequence:
- the LOC117885568 gene encoding olfactory receptor 6B1-like yields the protein MEQENNTSVQEFILLGFPTILELQIMLFVIFLVAYVLTLLENMVIIALIQTNHHLHKPMYFFLSHLSFLEAWYISVTIPKLLVNFLVDNKSISFVGCMTQLYFFSSLLCTECVLLASMAYDRYVAICNPLRYPAIMTHRFCLQLAAVSWVSGFSISMVKVSFISQLTFCSPGIINHFFCDISPVLNLACTDMSLAETVDFVLALIILMVPLSVTIVSYLCIIATILHLPTVQGRKKAFSTCASHLTVVIIFFSTSLFMYARPKKIHPFDLNKVVSVVYTIVTPMLNPFIYCLRNQEVKGALRKAFSLSWYKAGESTGMTHKGNDSS from the exons ATGGAGCAGGAGAACAACACCAGTGTCCAGGAGTTCATTCTGCTGGGATTCCCGACAATCTTGGAGCTACAGATAATGCTCTTTGTGATATTCCTGGTGGCCTATGTGCTGACCCTCCTGGAGAATATGGTCATCATTGCCTTGATCCAGACAAACCATCACCTCCATAagcccatgtatttcttcctcagtCACCTCTCCTTCCTGGAAGCCTGGTACATCTCAGTCACCATCCCCAAACTGCTGGTGAATTTCCTGGTGGATAACAAGAGCATCTCCTTTGTGGGATGCATGACCCAACTCTACTTCTTCAGCTCCCTCTTATGCACTGAGTGTGTCCTGCTGGCTTCCATGGCCTATGAccgctatgtggccatctgcaACCCACTGCGTTACCCAGCCATCATGACCCACCGGTTCTGCCTGCAGCTGGCAGCTGTCTCCTGGGTAAGTGGCTTCTCCATCTCCATGGTCAAGGTGTCCTTCATCTCGCAACTGACATTTTGCAGCCCGGGGATCATCAACCATTTCTTCTGCGACATCTCCCCGGTGCTGAACCTGGCCTGCACCGACATGTCACTAGCGGAGACGGTGGACTTTGTGCTAGCCTTGATCATCCTGATGGTCCCGCTCTCTGTGACCATTGTCTCCTACCTGTGCATCATTGCCACCATCCTGCACCTCCCCACTGTCCAGGGGAGGAagaaagccttctccacctgcgcCTCCCACCTCACTGTGGTCATCATCTTCTTCTCAACCTCCCTCTTCATGTACGCCCGGCCCAAGAAGATCCACCCTTTTGACTTGAACAAGGTGGTGTCGGTCGTGTACACTATTGTCACCCCCATGCTTAACCCCTTCATCTACTGCCTGAGGAACCAAGAAGTGAAGGGGGCACTAAGGAAAGCTTTCT cactctcctggtACAAGGCAGGAGAGAGCACTGGAATGACCCACAAGGGCAATGATTCTTCATGA
- the LOC117885569 gene encoding olfactory receptor 12-like: MEMFPFVMFLVIYIITMLGNTILVLIIGTDSQLHTPMYFFLMNLSLLDLSNSSSIAPRAMVSFLSGSKAISYNGCATQFFFVTFFLTTEGFILAAMAYDRYAAIRNPLRYPITMSKWVCIWLVVGSYICGCVNSMVQTGFTFTLHFCGSNEMDHFFCDGPPLISLSCSDTFVNNIVMFTLCGLIIVSTALITLVSYVYIISTVLRIHSAEGRHRAFSTCTSHLVVVTLFYVSTALMYAQPTRLAFLYPRKVVSVFYTLFAPMLNPFIYSLRNKDVKDALRRTISKKCLKK, translated from the coding sequence ATGGAGATGTTCCCCTTTGTGATGTTCCTGGTGATTTACATAATAACCATGCTGGGAAACACCATCCTGGTCCTCATCATTGGAACTGATTCTCagcttcacacccccatgtacttcttcctcatGAACTTGTCGCTCTTAGATCTCAGCAACTCCTCCTCCATTGCCCCCAGAGCCATGGTGAGCTTCCTATCAGGGAGCAAAGCCATTTCCTACAATGGATGTGCCACCCAATTCTTCTTTGTCACTTTCTTCCTCACCACTGAAGGGTTCATCCTGGCAGCAATGGCATACGATCGATACGCCGCCATCCGCAACCCGCTCCGGTATCCCATCACCATGTCCAAGTGGGTTTGTATTTGGCTGGTGGTGGGATCCTATATCTGCGGCTGTGTGAACTCCATGGTGCAAACTGGCTTCACCTTTACGCTACACTTTTGTGGGTCTAATGAGATGGATCATTTCTTCTGTGACGGCCCTCCCCTAATTAGTCTGTCCTGCAGTGACACGTTTGTCAATAACATTGTGATGTTTACCTTATGTGGCCTCATTATAGTGAGCACTGCACTGATTACGCTGGTCTCCTATGTTTATATCATCTCCACCGTCCTCAGGATTCATTCTGCTGAGGGCAGACAcagagccttctccacctgcacttCCCACCTGGTGGTTGTGACTTTATTTTATGTGTCCACTGCTTTGATGTATGCCCAGCCCACTAGGCTAGCTTTTCTGTATCCAAGGAAAGTAGTGTCCGTCTTTTATACCCTTTTTGCTCCCATGTTGAATCCTTTCAtctacagcctcaggaacaaggATGTGAAAGATGCTTTGAGAAGGACTATAAGCaagaaatgtttgaaaaaatgA